The following coding sequences lie in one Hydrogenophaga sp. PBL-H3 genomic window:
- a CDS encoding NADH-quinone oxidoreductase subunit D, with translation MAEIKNYTLNFGPQHPAAHGVLRLVLELDGEVVQRADPHIGLLHRATEKLAEHKTYIQSLPYMDRLDYVSMMCNEHAYCLAIEKLLGIEVPIRAQYIRVMFSEITRLLNHLMWLGSHGNDCGSSTILIYAFREREDLFDMYEAVSGARMHAAYFRPGGVYRDLPDTMPQYKHSKIRNARAMEQMNTNRQGSLLDFIDDFTKRFPTYLAEYHTLLTDNRIWKQRTVGIGVVTPERALNLGMTGPMLRGSGIAWDLRKKQPYDVYGQMDFDIPVGKTGDCYDRYLVRMEEMKQSNRIIEQCSKWLRANPGPVITDNHKVAAPAREAMKANMEELIHHFKLFTEGFHVPEGEAYAAVEHPKGEFGIYLVSDGANKPYRLKIRAPGFAHLATMDEMARGHMLADAVAIIGTMDIVFGEIDR, from the coding sequence ATGGCTGAAATCAAGAACTACACCCTCAACTTCGGTCCTCAGCACCCGGCCGCGCACGGCGTGCTGCGCTTGGTGCTTGAGCTCGACGGCGAGGTCGTGCAACGCGCTGACCCGCACATCGGCCTGCTGCACCGCGCCACCGAAAAGCTCGCCGAGCACAAGACCTACATCCAGTCGCTGCCCTACATGGACCGGCTGGACTACGTCTCGATGATGTGCAACGAGCACGCTTACTGCCTTGCGATCGAGAAGCTGCTCGGGATCGAGGTGCCGATCCGCGCGCAGTACATCCGCGTGATGTTCAGCGAGATCACGCGCCTGCTCAACCACCTCATGTGGCTGGGTTCGCACGGCAACGACTGCGGTAGCTCCACCATCCTGATCTACGCCTTCCGTGAGCGCGAAGATCTGTTCGACATGTACGAAGCGGTGTCGGGTGCTCGCATGCACGCAGCCTACTTCCGTCCGGGTGGTGTGTACCGCGATCTGCCGGACACCATGCCGCAGTACAAGCACAGCAAGATCCGCAATGCCCGTGCGATGGAGCAGATGAACACCAACCGCCAGGGTTCGCTGCTCGACTTCATCGACGATTTCACGAAACGTTTCCCGACCTACCTGGCCGAGTACCACACGCTGCTCACCGACAACCGCATCTGGAAACAGCGCACGGTCGGCATCGGTGTGGTCACCCCCGAGCGCGCACTCAACCTCGGCATGACCGGCCCCATGCTGCGCGGCTCCGGGATCGCCTGGGATCTGCGCAAGAAGCAGCCGTACGACGTGTACGGTCAGATGGACTTCGACATTCCGGTGGGCAAAACCGGCGACTGCTATGACCGTTACCTCGTCCGCATGGAAGAGATGAAGCAGTCCAACCGTATCATCGAGCAGTGCTCCAAGTGGCTGCGCGCCAACCCCGGTCCGGTGATCACCGACAACCACAAGGTGGCCGCTCCCGCCCGCGAGGCCATGAAGGCCAACATGGAAGAGCTGATCCACCACTTCAAGCTATTCACCGAAGGCTTCCACGTGCCCGAGGGCGAAGCCTATGCGGCGGTCGAGCATCCCAAGGGTGAGTTCGGTATCTACCTGGTGAGCGATGGCGCCAACAAGCCCTACCGCCTGAAGATCCGCGCACCTGGATTTGCGCACCTGGCCACGATGGACGAAATGGCGCGCGGCCACATGCTGGCCGACGCCGTGGCCATCATCGGCACCATGGACATTGTTTTCGGGGAGATCGACCGATGA
- a CDS encoding NADH-quinone oxidoreductase subunit C, with product MTDTSTTHYAVAPEALKLALTELLGDRVASLDVVREELTLTVAATHYFEVMKTLRDAPVAAFEQLIDLCGMDYQTYGDGRWEGLRFAAVVHLLSVSHNHRVRVRVFCPEDDFPVLASVTPLWAAANWYEREAFDLYGIVFEGHDDLRRILTDYGFIGHPFRKDFPLSGHVEMRYDAERQRVIYEPVSIEPREITPRIIREDNYGGLH from the coding sequence ATGACCGACACCTCAACGACCCATTACGCCGTTGCGCCGGAAGCTTTGAAGCTGGCCCTGACCGAGTTGCTTGGTGACCGCGTGGCCTCGCTCGACGTGGTTCGCGAAGAGCTCACGCTGACCGTTGCGGCCACCCACTATTTTGAGGTCATGAAGACCCTGCGCGATGCACCTGTCGCGGCGTTCGAGCAGCTCATCGATCTCTGTGGCATGGACTACCAGACGTATGGCGACGGTCGCTGGGAAGGTCTGCGTTTTGCGGCGGTGGTGCATCTGCTGTCAGTGAGCCACAACCACCGTGTTCGCGTGCGGGTCTTCTGCCCGGAAGACGACTTCCCTGTGCTGGCTTCGGTCACACCGCTCTGGGCGGCGGCCAACTGGTACGAGCGCGAAGCCTTCGACCTGTACGGCATCGTCTTTGAAGGCCACGACGACCTGCGCCGCATCCTCACCGACTACGGTTTCATCGGCCATCCCTTCCGCAAGGACTTCCCGCTGTCGGGTCATGTCGAGATGCGCTACGACGCCGAGCGCCAGCGCGTGATCTACGAGCCGGTGAGTATCGAACCCCGCGAAATCACGCCCCGCATCATCCGCGAAGACAACTACGGGGGATTGCACTGA
- the secG gene encoding preprotein translocase subunit SecG — protein sequence MNVVLTILLAVQILSALSMIGLILMQHGKGADAGAAFGGGGAGSASLFGASGGANFLSRSTAVLAAIFLTCTLGLAYFGNLRVAAPTSGSVLEGVVTPAQPADPSQQIPGAAAATGSTPAPAAATPAPTGAAQIPAK from the coding sequence ATGAACGTTGTGTTGACCATCCTTCTGGCCGTGCAGATCCTTTCCGCGCTGTCCATGATTGGCCTGATCCTCATGCAGCATGGCAAGGGTGCCGATGCCGGCGCTGCCTTCGGCGGCGGTGGGGCAGGTTCTGCCAGCCTGTTCGGCGCATCCGGTGGCGCCAATTTCCTGTCGCGCTCCACGGCTGTGCTGGCGGCCATCTTCCTGACTTGCACGCTGGGTCTTGCCTACTTTGGCAACCTGCGGGTGGCGGCGCCCACCTCGGGCAGCGTGCTTGAAGGCGTGGTGACGCCCGCGCAACCTGCCGACCCTTCACAGCAGATTCCCGGTGCAGCGGCAGCAACGGGCTCCACCCCTGCGCCCGCTGCGGCCACGCCAGCCCCCACCGGAGCGGCGCAAATCCCGGCGAAGTGA
- a CDS encoding NADH-quinone oxidoreductase subunit NuoE family protein, which produces MSTGHAVATVEFSSATQQRFAREVAKYPADQAQSAVMACLAIIQQEMGFVSTGAEASLAAYLGMEPIAVHEVTTFYNMYNQQATGKFKLNVCTNLPCQLRDGQNALHHLERKLGITMGGTTPDGLFTLQQSECLGACADSPVMLVNDRHMCSFMSNDKLDQLIDGLRAAEGQP; this is translated from the coding sequence ATGAGCACCGGCCACGCAGTTGCCACTGTGGAATTCAGCAGCGCCACCCAGCAGCGCTTCGCGCGCGAGGTCGCCAAGTACCCGGCTGATCAGGCGCAGTCGGCAGTCATGGCGTGTCTGGCCATCATCCAGCAGGAAATGGGTTTCGTGAGCACAGGTGCTGAAGCGTCGTTGGCCGCATACCTGGGCATGGAGCCGATTGCCGTGCACGAGGTGACGACCTTCTACAACATGTACAACCAGCAGGCCACGGGCAAGTTCAAGCTGAACGTGTGCACCAACCTGCCATGTCAGTTGCGCGATGGCCAGAACGCGCTGCACCACCTGGAGCGCAAGCTGGGCATCACCATGGGCGGTACCACGCCTGATGGCCTGTTCACCCTGCAACAAAGCGAATGCCTGGGCGCCTGCGCCGATTCGCCGGTGATGCTGGTCAACGACCGCCACATGTGCAGCTTCATGAGCAATGACAAGCTCGATCAGCTGATCGATGGCTTGCGTGCCGCGGAAGGACAGCCATGA
- the nuoF gene encoding NADH-quinone oxidoreductase subunit NuoF, which translates to MNADQILSQFRANGVQTCFHGRHINPQIYADLDGGNWSLKDYVARGGYQALRKVLGKDGAEPAGDPPVVGMTQDQVIATLKESALRGRGGAGFPTGLKWSFMPRQFPGQKYLVCNSDEGEPGTCKDRDILMYNPHIVIEGMAIAAFAMGISVGYNYIHGEIFEAYDRFEAALEEARAAGLLGDNILDSGFSFQLHAFHGFGAYICGEETALLESLEGKKGQPRFKPPFPASFGLYGKPTTINNTETFAAVPWIIRNGGAAYLACGKPNNGGTKIFSVSGDVEMPGNYEVPMGTPFSKLLELAGGVRKGRTLKAVIPGGSSSPVLPASIMMDCTMDYDSIAKAGSMLGSGAVIVMDDSRCMVESLKRLSYFYMHESCGQCTPCREGTGWLWRMVSRIDEGEGRLADMALLDNVAENIMGRTICALGDAAAMPVRAMIKHFRHEFEAKINAANAAQAS; encoded by the coding sequence ATGAACGCCGATCAGATCCTCTCGCAGTTCCGCGCCAACGGCGTGCAGACCTGCTTCCACGGCCGCCACATCAACCCTCAGATCTACGCCGACCTTGACGGTGGCAACTGGTCGCTGAAGGACTACGTGGCGCGAGGCGGTTACCAGGCCTTGCGCAAGGTGCTGGGCAAAGACGGCGCCGAGCCGGCCGGTGATCCACCGGTGGTGGGCATGACGCAAGACCAGGTGATTGCCACACTCAAGGAGTCGGCACTTCGCGGCCGTGGCGGTGCGGGATTCCCCACCGGCTTGAAGTGGAGTTTCATGCCGCGCCAGTTCCCGGGTCAGAAGTACCTGGTGTGCAATTCCGATGAAGGCGAGCCGGGTACGTGCAAGGACCGCGACATCCTGATGTACAACCCGCACATCGTGATCGAAGGCATGGCCATTGCCGCCTTCGCCATGGGCATCAGCGTGGGCTACAACTACATCCACGGCGAAATCTTCGAGGCCTACGACCGCTTTGAAGCCGCGCTGGAAGAAGCCCGCGCCGCCGGCCTGCTGGGCGACAATATTTTGGACAGCGGTTTCAGCTTCCAGCTGCATGCGTTTCACGGCTTCGGTGCCTACATCTGCGGCGAAGAAACCGCCTTGCTCGAATCGCTCGAAGGCAAAAAAGGCCAGCCGCGTTTCAAGCCACCGTTTCCAGCCAGTTTCGGCCTCTACGGCAAGCCAACCACCATCAACAACACCGAGACCTTTGCCGCGGTGCCCTGGATCATCCGCAACGGTGGCGCGGCGTATCTCGCCTGCGGCAAGCCCAACAACGGCGGCACCAAGATCTTCTCGGTGAGCGGTGATGTGGAGATGCCCGGCAACTACGAGGTGCCCATGGGCACGCCGTTCAGCAAGCTGCTGGAGCTCGCCGGTGGCGTGCGCAAAGGCCGCACGCTCAAGGCCGTGATCCCCGGTGGTTCGTCGTCGCCCGTGCTGCCCGCGTCCATCATGATGGACTGCACCATGGACTACGACTCCATCGCCAAGGCCGGCTCCATGCTGGGCTCAGGCGCCGTGATCGTGATGGACGACAGCCGTTGCATGGTCGAGTCGCTCAAGCGCCTGTCCTACTTCTACATGCACGAGTCGTGTGGCCAGTGCACGCCCTGCCGCGAAGGCACGGGCTGGCTCTGGCGCATGGTCAGCCGCATCGACGAAGGCGAAGGTCGCCTGGCCGACATGGCGCTGCTGGACAACGTGGCCGAGAACATCATGGGCCGTACCATCTGCGCCCTGGGCGATGCGGCGGCCATGCCGGTGCGCGCCATGATCAAACATTTCCGGCACGAGTTCGAGGCCAAGATCAACGCAGCCAATGCTGCACAGGCTTCCTGA
- a CDS encoding NADH-quinone oxidoreductase subunit A, translating into MSLEQYLPVLLFILVGISIGIIPQVLGYILGPNLPDAEKNSPYECGFEAFEDARMKFDVRYYLVAILFILFDLEIAFLIPWAVALSDIGMTGFLAGVVFLAILTVGFAYEWKKGALDWE; encoded by the coding sequence ATGAGTCTCGAACAATACCTACCCGTGCTCCTGTTCATCTTGGTGGGTATTTCCATCGGGATCATTCCGCAGGTACTGGGTTATATCCTTGGTCCGAACCTCCCGGACGCCGAGAAAAACTCCCCTTATGAATGCGGTTTCGAGGCCTTCGAAGACGCCCGCATGAAGTTCGATGTGCGCTACTACCTGGTGGCCATCCTCTTCATCCTGTTCGACCTCGAGATCGCCTTTCTCATCCCCTGGGCCGTGGCCCTCTCGGACATCGGCATGACCGGCTTCCTTGCGGGCGTCGTGTTCCTGGCCATCCTCACCGTGGGCTTTGCTTACGAGTGGAAGAAGGGCGCGCTGGACTGGGAATGA
- a CDS encoding NAD(P)H-quinone oxidoreductase codes for MQAVEISSFGAPEVLRLGERPVPMAAAGEVLIRVSASGVNRPDVLQRTGNYPVPPGASDIPGLEVAGVIASGDAAAMAVAGLKVGDRVCALVAGGGYAQWCVAPVGQCLPVPEGMDDIAAASLPETFFTVWSNVFDRARLQAGETLLVQGGTSGIGVTAIQMAKALGARVIATAGSDDKCAACLALGADHAINYKTQDFVSAVADLTGGQGVNVVLDMVAGAYVAREVDCLAEDGRLVIIAVQGGVKAEFNAGMVLRKRLTITGSTLRPRPIAFKTAIAQALRERVWPLLAQGRIKPVIHQVFSASEAAAAHTLMESNRHIGKLVLTWA; via the coding sequence ATGCAAGCGGTCGAGATCAGCAGCTTCGGTGCACCGGAGGTGCTGCGTCTCGGTGAGCGCCCGGTGCCCATGGCGGCCGCAGGTGAGGTGCTGATCCGCGTCAGTGCGTCGGGCGTGAACCGTCCCGACGTGCTGCAGCGCACCGGCAACTACCCCGTGCCGCCCGGCGCGTCCGACATTCCCGGCCTTGAGGTGGCGGGCGTGATCGCCTCGGGCGACGCGGCGGCCATGGCCGTCGCTGGCCTGAAGGTGGGTGACCGCGTGTGTGCGCTGGTGGCCGGTGGCGGTTATGCCCAGTGGTGTGTGGCGCCTGTGGGCCAGTGCCTGCCGGTGCCCGAGGGCATGGACGACATCGCCGCCGCATCGCTGCCCGAAACCTTCTTCACCGTATGGAGCAATGTTTTCGACCGCGCGCGCCTGCAAGCTGGCGAGACTCTGCTGGTCCAGGGAGGCACCAGCGGCATCGGCGTGACAGCGATCCAGATGGCCAAGGCCCTGGGTGCGCGCGTGATTGCTACTGCGGGCAGTGACGACAAATGCGCGGCCTGCCTGGCGCTCGGCGCGGATCACGCCATCAACTACAAGACGCAGGACTTCGTGTCTGCCGTGGCCGACCTCACGGGTGGGCAGGGTGTGAATGTGGTGCTCGACATGGTGGCTGGCGCCTACGTGGCTCGTGAGGTCGACTGCCTGGCCGAAGACGGCCGCCTGGTCATCATCGCGGTGCAGGGTGGTGTGAAGGCCGAGTTCAACGCCGGCATGGTGCTGCGCAAACGCCTGACCATCACCGGTTCGACCTTGCGCCCGCGTCCGATCGCGTTCAAGACTGCCATTGCGCAAGCGCTGCGCGAGCGCGTCTGGCCGCTGCTGGCTCAGGGGCGCATCAAACCCGTGATCCATCAGGTGTTTTCCGCCAGCGAAGCCGCAGCGGCACACACACTCATGGAGTCCAATCGCCACATCGGCAAGCTCGTCCTGACCTGGGCATGA
- the tpiA gene encoding triose-phosphate isomerase, translating into MKPLIAGNWKMNGSLAANEALVKAMLDGLGDQTPAADMALCVPAPYLAQMQSLLNGSSIAWGAQDVSSHEQGAYTGEMSATMLKDFACRYAIVGHSERRQYHGETDVQVADKAKVALAHGITPIVCVGETLAEREAGQTETVVKRQLAAVIHAVAHCTSEIVVAYEPVWAIGTGKTASPEQAQQVHAVLRAQIAAATQHPERVHILYGGSMNAANAASLLAQPDIDGGLIGGASLKAADFLQIVASAR; encoded by the coding sequence ATGAAACCACTGATCGCAGGCAACTGGAAAATGAACGGCTCGTTGGCTGCCAACGAGGCGTTGGTGAAAGCCATGCTCGATGGCCTGGGCGACCAGACACCGGCCGCCGACATGGCCCTGTGTGTGCCCGCACCTTACCTGGCGCAAATGCAGTCGCTGTTGAATGGCAGCTCGATTGCTTGGGGTGCGCAGGACGTGTCCAGCCACGAGCAGGGCGCCTACACCGGTGAGATGTCAGCCACCATGCTCAAGGACTTCGCGTGCCGCTATGCGATCGTGGGCCACTCGGAGCGACGCCAGTACCACGGCGAGACCGACGTGCAGGTGGCCGACAAAGCCAAGGTGGCACTGGCCCACGGCATCACGCCCATCGTGTGCGTGGGTGAAACCCTCGCCGAGCGTGAAGCCGGTCAGACCGAGACCGTGGTCAAGCGCCAACTGGCTGCGGTCATCCACGCGGTGGCGCATTGCACCAGCGAAATCGTGGTGGCTTACGAGCCCGTCTGGGCCATCGGCACCGGCAAGACCGCCTCGCCCGAACAGGCGCAGCAAGTGCATGCGGTGCTTCGTGCCCAGATTGCAGCAGCCACGCAGCATCCCGAGCGTGTGCACATCCTCTACGGCGGCAGCATGAACGCGGCGAATGCAGCCAGTCTGCTGGCTCAGCCAGACATCGACGGCGGCCTCATCGGCGGTGCGTCGCTCAAGGCGGCTGACTTCCTTCAGATCGTGGCCTCGGCCCGCTGA
- a CDS encoding NuoB/complex I 20 kDa subunit family protein: MIEGVFKEGFVTTSYDSVVNWAKTGSLWPMTFGLACCAVEMMHAAAARYDIGRFGSEVFRASPRQSDLMIVAGTLCNKMAPALRKVYDQMAEPRWVLSMGSCANGGGYYHYSYSVVRGCDRIVPVDVYVPGCPPTAEALLYGIIQLQQKIRRTQTIARA; encoded by the coding sequence ATGATTGAAGGCGTATTCAAGGAAGGCTTCGTCACCACCAGCTACGACTCGGTGGTGAACTGGGCCAAGACCGGCTCGCTGTGGCCCATGACCTTCGGTCTGGCCTGCTGCGCAGTGGAAATGATGCACGCGGCGGCCGCGCGCTACGACATCGGTCGCTTCGGCTCCGAGGTGTTTCGCGCCAGCCCGCGCCAGTCCGATCTGATGATCGTGGCCGGCACCTTGTGCAACAAGATGGCGCCGGCCCTGCGCAAGGTCTACGACCAGATGGCCGAGCCGCGTTGGGTGCTCTCCATGGGTTCATGTGCCAACGGCGGTGGCTATTACCACTACAGCTATTCGGTGGTGCGAGGCTGTGACCGCATCGTGCCGGTGGACGTGTATGTGCCCGGCTGCCCGCCCACGGCCGAAGCGCTGCTGTACGGAATCATCCAGCTGCAGCAGAAGATCCGCCGCACCCAGACCATTGCCCGCGCCTGA
- the pnp gene encoding polyribonucleotide nucleotidyltransferase, whose product MSMFNKVTKTFQWGPHTVTMETGEIARQATGAVLVNIDDTVVLATVVAKLEAKAGQDFFPLTVDYTEKSYAAGKIPGSFFKREGRPSELETLTCRLIDRPIRPLFPEGFYNEVQVIVHVVSLNPEVQADIAAMIATSAALSVSGIPFNGPIGAARVGYVNGQYVLNPGQTQLKDSQLDLVVAGTESAVLMVESEADQLSEEVMLGAVVFGHEQGNIAIAAINELVRDAGKPAWDWQAPAKDEPLIAKIDGLAKAKLEAAYQIRNKQARTQACRSAYADVFAALKAEGVAFDSVAIEALLFEIEAKIVRGQILAGEPRIDGRDTRTVRAIEIRNGVLPRTHGSALFTRGETQALVVATLGTDRDAQRIDALAGEFEDRFMLHYNMPPFATGEAGRFGTPKRREIGHGRLAKRALIAALPSKEDFPYTMRVVSEITESNGSSSMASVCGGCLALMDAGVPMKAHVAGIAMGLIKDGNRFAVLTDILGDEDHLGDMDFKVAGTTNGISALQMDIKIQGITKEIMQVALAQAKEARMHILGKMQEAMGEAKTEVSNFAPKLFTMKINPEKIRDVIGKGGAVIRALTEETGTQINIDEDGTITIASTDSAKADEAKRRIEQITAEVEVGKVYEGPVTKILDFGALINLLPGKDGLLHISQIAHERVERVTDYLTEGQIVRVKVLETDEKGRVKLSMKALADRNAVEPQQQSQS is encoded by the coding sequence ATGAGCATGTTCAACAAAGTCACCAAGACCTTCCAGTGGGGCCCCCACACGGTCACCATGGAAACCGGCGAAATCGCGCGCCAGGCCACTGGCGCCGTGCTGGTCAACATCGACGACACCGTGGTGCTCGCCACCGTGGTTGCCAAGCTTGAGGCCAAGGCCGGCCAGGACTTCTTCCCGCTGACCGTGGACTACACCGAGAAGTCGTACGCCGCCGGCAAGATCCCCGGCAGCTTCTTCAAGCGCGAAGGCCGTCCGAGCGAACTCGAAACGCTGACCTGCCGCCTGATCGACCGCCCGATCCGCCCCCTGTTCCCCGAAGGCTTCTACAACGAAGTCCAGGTGATCGTGCACGTGGTGAGCCTGAACCCCGAAGTGCAGGCCGACATCGCCGCCATGATCGCCACCTCCGCCGCGCTGTCGGTCAGCGGCATCCCGTTCAACGGGCCGATCGGCGCCGCCCGCGTGGGCTATGTCAATGGCCAGTACGTGCTCAACCCGGGTCAGACCCAGTTGAAAGACAGCCAGCTCGACCTCGTGGTCGCGGGCACCGAATCCGCCGTGCTGATGGTGGAATCCGAAGCCGACCAGTTGTCCGAAGAAGTCATGCTGGGCGCCGTGGTGTTCGGCCACGAGCAAGGCAACATCGCGATTGCCGCCATCAACGAACTGGTGCGCGACGCCGGCAAGCCGGCCTGGGACTGGCAAGCGCCGGCCAAGGACGAGCCGCTGATCGCCAAGATCGACGGTCTGGCCAAGGCCAAGCTCGAAGCCGCTTACCAGATCCGCAACAAACAAGCGCGCACGCAAGCTTGCCGCTCGGCCTACGCCGACGTGTTCGCTGCGCTCAAAGCCGAAGGCGTGGCCTTCGACAGCGTGGCCATCGAAGCCCTGCTGTTCGAGATCGAAGCCAAGATCGTGCGTGGCCAGATCCTGGCCGGCGAGCCGCGCATCGACGGTCGCGACACGCGCACCGTGCGCGCCATCGAAATCCGCAACGGCGTGCTGCCCCGCACCCACGGTTCGGCCCTGTTCACCCGTGGTGAAACGCAGGCGCTGGTCGTGGCCACGCTCGGCACCGACCGCGACGCGCAGCGCATCGATGCGCTGGCCGGCGAGTTCGAAGACCGCTTCATGCTGCACTACAACATGCCTCCCTTCGCCACCGGCGAAGCCGGCCGTTTCGGCACCCCCAAGCGCCGCGAAATCGGCCATGGCCGCCTGGCCAAGCGCGCGCTGATTGCCGCGCTGCCGAGCAAGGAAGACTTCCCCTACACCATGCGCGTGGTGTCGGAAATCACCGAATCCAACGGCTCTTCGTCGATGGCGTCGGTGTGCGGCGGCTGCCTGGCACTGATGGACGCCGGCGTGCCGATGAAAGCCCACGTGGCCGGTATCGCCATGGGCCTGATCAAGGACGGCAACCGCTTCGCCGTGCTGACCGACATTCTGGGTGACGAAGATCATCTGGGCGACATGGACTTCAAGGTCGCCGGCACCACCAACGGCATCTCGGCGCTGCAGATGGACATCAAGATCCAGGGCATCACCAAGGAAATCATGCAGGTCGCGCTGGCACAGGCCAAAGAAGCCCGCATGCACATCCTGGGCAAGATGCAGGAAGCCATGGGCGAAGCCAAGACCGAGGTGTCCAACTTCGCGCCCAAGCTCTTCACCATGAAGATCAATCCCGAGAAGATCCGCGACGTGATCGGCAAGGGCGGCGCCGTCATCCGTGCGCTGACCGAAGAGACCGGCACGCAGATCAACATCGACGAAGACGGCACCATCACCATCGCTTCGACCGACTCGGCCAAAGCCGACGAAGCCAAGCGCCGCATCGAGCAGATCACCGCTGAAGTGGAAGTGGGCAAGGTCTACGAAGGCCCGGTCACCAAGATCCTGGACTTCGGTGCCTTGATCAACCTGCTGCCAGGCAAAGACGGCCTGCTGCACATCAGCCAGATCGCGCACGAGCGTGTCGAGCGCGTCACCGACTATTTGACCGAAGGCCAGATCGTTCGCGTGAAGGTGCTCGAGACCGACGAAAAAGGTCGCGTCAAGCTGTCTATGAAGGCGCTGGCCGATCGCAACGCGGTCGAGCCGCAGCAGCAGTCACAGTCGTGA